Proteins co-encoded in one Candidatus Bathyarchaeota archaeon genomic window:
- a CDS encoding aldehyde ferredoxin oxidoreductase, translating to MPYGYWGKLLEVNLSTGDVKTLQVDKRTMRKYIGGRGLGVKILWDRLGDRWEEVDPLGPENILLILTGPLTGYYPGSRVCVTGKSPQSNGVVGSTVGGEFGVELKSAGYDGIIITGESEKPVYLWINDDEVELRDASHLWGREAKETLMILTKELTDEMSKKKPLRGLCKEPSILYIGPAGERKVRIAAVAHKLTHAAGYGGYGAVMGAKKLKAIAVKGSGPLPDVADLEGFKKLLDGICKELIKEFRMRYWGTGWAGYTVGADTSSEPIRNWQEEWHDETRFGVSFFEKYWIKRFWGDFGCPTTCLKIAFIRSGRFKGVLTDNPDYELQAYLGTNLGIFDPEGNIYLSSRADELGLCGIQTGNVMGFAAELYQRGILTKDDIGFELKWGDVEAFAKLQEMIARREGIGDLLAEGTYRAAVKISEMKKVDVMPYAIQVKGIGVGAHGIRSGLDYTKPTAYVCNLQGGDHTSVSNLDDQNRPGEYEMILLDSIVACWFNYKKQYLYKFFKVVAGWNLTEDEWYGELAPRIAAIQRTLLLLGGPDAYWDPRIHDENPQRFYEPLPSGPKKGAVVKREEIEKLKKTYYEAAGWDENGLPKPETLKRLGITELEEALERIRHRLGLA from the coding sequence ATGCCGTATGGATATTGGGGTAAGCTTTTAGAAGTAAACCTCTCGACCGGGGACGTGAAGACTCTCCAGGTAGATAAGAGGACTATGCGTAAATACATAGGAGGACGAGGGTTAGGTGTTAAGATCCTATGGGATAGACTCGGAGATCGGTGGGAGGAAGTCGACCCATTAGGACCTGAAAACATACTACTCATACTTACAGGACCTTTGACCGGCTACTATCCAGGCAGTAGAGTCTGCGTAACAGGTAAGTCTCCTCAGAGCAACGGTGTCGTAGGCTCTACAGTCGGCGGCGAATTCGGTGTCGAACTCAAATCCGCAGGATACGATGGGATCATCATAACAGGAGAGTCTGAGAAGCCAGTCTATCTATGGATTAACGATGACGAGGTCGAACTCAGAGATGCTTCTCATCTATGGGGTAGGGAAGCTAAGGAGACCCTGATGATTCTAACCAAGGAGCTGACCGATGAGATGTCGAAGAAGAAACCCTTAAGAGGGTTGTGTAAAGAGCCTAGCATACTCTACATAGGTCCGGCTGGAGAGAGGAAGGTTAGAATAGCCGCCGTGGCTCATAAGCTAACCCATGCCGCAGGCTATGGAGGCTATGGAGCCGTCATGGGTGCTAAAAAGCTTAAGGCCATAGCTGTTAAAGGCTCGGGACCGTTGCCGGATGTTGCAGACCTAGAAGGTTTCAAGAAGCTTCTAGACGGTATCTGTAAGGAGTTAATCAAAGAGTTTAGGATGCGGTACTGGGGTACGGGATGGGCGGGTTATACGGTAGGAGCAGATACCAGTAGCGAGCCTATAAGAAACTGGCAGGAGGAGTGGCATGATGAAACCCGATTCGGAGTAAGCTTCTTTGAGAAGTATTGGATTAAACGGTTCTGGGGGGACTTCGGATGCCCGACGACCTGTCTAAAGATAGCTTTTATACGAAGTGGTAGGTTTAAGGGAGTCTTAACAGACAACCCAGACTACGAGTTGCAGGCTTATCTAGGCACAAACTTAGGCATATTCGACCCTGAAGGAAACATCTACCTCTCCTCTAGGGCGGATGAGCTTGGGCTATGCGGCATACAGACGGGTAACGTGATGGGTTTTGCGGCCGAGCTGTATCAGAGGGGGATCCTTACGAAGGATGATATAGGCTTCGAGCTTAAATGGGGTGATGTGGAAGCGTTCGCCAAGCTTCAGGAGATGATCGCGCGGAGGGAGGGGATAGGTGACTTGTTGGCTGAGGGCACATATAGGGCTGCTGTGAAGATAAGCGAGATGAAGAAGGTCGACGTGATGCCTTATGCGATACAGGTAAAGGGTATAGGCGTAGGAGCACACGGAATCAGAAGCGGGTTAGACTATACCAAGCCCACAGCCTACGTATGCAACCTACAAGGGGGAGACCACACCTCGGTCTCGAACCTAGACGACCAGAATAGGCCGGGAGAATACGAGATGATACTGCTAGACTCCATCGTCGCATGCTGGTTCAACTACAAGAAGCAGTACTTGTACAAATTCTTCAAAGTAGTAGCCGGCTGGAACCTGACAGAAGACGAGTGGTATGGAGAGCTAGCGCCTAGGATAGCGGCTATACAAAGAACCCTACTCCTACTGGGCGGTCCAGATGCATACTGGGACCCGAGGATCCACGACGAAAACCCGCAGAGGTTCTACGAGCCCCTACCCTCTGGACCTAAGAAAGGCGCTGTGGTGAAGAGAGAGGAGATAGAGAAGCTTAAGAAAACCTACTACGAAGCCGCCGGGTGGGATGAAAACGGTCTACCGAAGCCGGAAACCCTGAAAAGACTAGGTATAACGGAGCTTGAAGAGGCTTTAGAAAGGATAAGGCATAGACTCGGACTTGCCTAA